A part of Aegilops tauschii subsp. strangulata cultivar AL8/78 chromosome 2, Aet v6.0, whole genome shotgun sequence genomic DNA contains:
- the LOC109765921 gene encoding glutathione S-transferase U22: MEKAMEMEAGRESEVTCVDFWANEFGMRVRIALRELGVAFEYVEEDLRVRERSDLVRRMNPVLHMVPILIHHGRPVCGSVNIVEYIDEVWGEETHLLPGNPVDRADARFWADFVDHKVFGAQVRFLESKGEEKDELVEQLKRLEEVLGDKAFFSGEEFGFLDIVTIPFSSMFHGYEQLGRFHLDVECPKLTQWAKRCKQRESLTCFEQVSVMKINYDKTGVWVTMNPSINGGGHLPEVDPGAGDNGDAACKKHIGVVSESPVSTLEAAYLASPFIA, from the exons ATGGAGAAAGCCATGGAGATGGAGGCCGGGCGGGAGAGCGAGGTGACGTGCGTCGACTTCTGGGCCAACGAGTTCGGCATGCGGGTGCGGATCGCGCTGCGTGAGCTAGGCGTGGCGTTCGAGTACGTGGAGGAGGACCTCCGCGTCCGCGAgaggagcgatctggtgcggcgCATGAACCCTGTTCTCCACATGGTACCCATCCTGATCCACCACGGCCGTCCAGTCTGCGGCTCCGTCAACATCGTCGAGTACATCGACGAGGTCTGGGGCGAGGAAACCCATCTGCTCCCCGGCAACCCAGTCGACAGGGCTGACGCTAGGTTCTGGGCCGACTTCGTTGACCACAAG GTGTTCGGCGCCCAAGTAAGGTTTCTGGAGAGCAAGGGCGAGGAGAAAGATGAGTTGGTCGAGCAACTCAAACGCCTAGAGGAGGTGCTCGGGGACAAGGCCTTCTTTTCTGGCGAAGAATTCGGATTCTTAGACATCGTTACTATCCCATTTTCAAGCATGTTTCATGGGTACGAGCAGCTTGGACGGTTTCACCTTGATGTGGAGTGCCCCAAGCTCACGCAGTGGGCAAAGAGGTGCAAGCAAAGGGAGA GCCTCACCTGCTTTGAGCAAGTGTCCGTGATGAAGATTAACTATGACAAAA CTGGAGTGTGGGTGACCATGAACCCTAGCATTAATGGTGGAGGTCATCTCCCGGAAGTTGACCCTGGAGCTGGTGACAATGGTGATGCAGCATGCAAGAAGCACATTGGAGTGGTATCTGAGAGCCCAGTCTCAACCCTTGAAGCTGCATATTTGGCGTCGCCATTCATAGCTTGA
- the LOC109765920 gene encoding glutathione S-transferase U20-like, with product MDAAGESAVTCVDKWANGFGMRARIALRELGVAFEYVEEDLHVGERSELVRRMNPVHRSVPIQIHRGRPVCGSLNILEYIDEVWSAPGETRRLLPGDPAGRADARFWADFVDHKVFPTQTRFLKSKGEEKDVAKEELVEQLKRLDEVLGEKGFFSGDEFGFLDIVLIPFSSMFRGYEQHGGFDLEVECPNLMRWVKRCKERESVREVLPDEAKMYDLHKEWYGIE from the exons ATGGACGCCGCCGGCGAGAGCGCCGTGACGTGCGTCGACAAATGGGCCAACGGGTTCGGCATGAGGGCGCGGATCGCGCTGCGCGAGCTAGGCGTGGCGTTCGAGTACGTCGAGGAGGACCTCCACGTCGGCGAGAGGAGCGAACTGGTGCGGCGCATGAACCCCGTCCACCGCTCCGTGCCCATCCAGATCCACCGCGGCCGTCCGGTCTGCGGCTCCCTCAACATCCTCGAGTACATCGACGAGGTCTGGAGTGCACCAGGCGAGACCCGGCGCTTGCTCCCCGGCGACCCGGCCGGCAGGGCCGACGCCAGGTTTTGGGCCGACTTCGTTGACCACAAG GTGTTCCCTACTCAGACAAGGTTCCTGAAGAGCAAGGGTGAGGAGAAAGATGTGGCCAAGGAAGAGTTGGTTGAGCAACTCAAACGCCTAGATGAGGTGCTCGGGGAGAAGGGATTTTTTTCTGGTGACGAATTCGGGTTCTTGGACATCGTCCTCATCCCATTTTCAAGCATGTTCCGTGGGTACGAGCAGCATGGAGGGTTTGACCTCGAGGTTGAGTGCCCCAACCTCATGCGATGGGTGAAGAGGTGCAAGGAGAGGGAGAGTGTAAGAGAGGTTCTTCCGGATGAGGCAAAGATGTACGATTTACACAAGGAGTGGTACGGCATTGAGTAA